The following is a genomic window from Candidatus Dependentiae bacterium.
GAACAAAAATTAGAAACTATTATGGAAGATATTACAGCAAATGGTCGCTTTATGTTGCATTATAACTTTCCTCCATTCTCTGTTGGTGAAGCTAAACCGTTGCGTGGACCTGGTCGTCGAGAAGTCGGTCATGGTGCATTAGCGGCTTCAGCATTAAAAAATCAACTTCCTGATGCAGCGGCCTTCCCTTATACCATTCGTATTGTAGCTGATATGTTAGAATCTGATGGTTCTACATCAATGGCAACAGTATGCGGCTCTACCATGGCATTAATGCAAGCTGGTGTTCCTATTAAAAATATGGTGAGTGGTATTGCTATGGGTCTTTTAAAGAGCGATAGCGATAGCTTTACCGTTCTTTCAGACATTTCAGGTTTTGAAGATGCATTTGGTTTAATGGACTTTAAAGTTGCTGGTACTGCTAATGGTATTACGGCAATCCAAATGGACATAAAATACAAAGGTGGTCTCAAGCGCGAAATTTTTGAAGTAGCATTAGAGCAAGCTAAACGTGGTAGACTACACATCTTGGGTGAAATGCAAAAATGTATGAGTGTACCTAATAAAGAACTGTCTGAGTTAGTACCGAAGTTTGTTACCATGAATATTGCTGTCGATAAAATTGGTGCCATTATTGGTACTGGCGGTAAGACGATTCGTGAAATTATCGAAAAAACTGGTACAACAATTGATATCGAAGATGATGGTTTGGTCAAAATCTTTGGAAAAACTGGTGAAGGAATTGATGCTGCTATTGCTTGGATTAAGATATTGTCTGGCCAAATTGATGCTGGCATGACTTTTGAAGGCAAGATTAGACGTATCGTTGAATTTGGTATGTTTGTTGAATTGGTACCAGGCAAAGATGGCTTAGTACATGTTTCAAACATTCCACAACAACATCAACGCTCTTTTGCTAACGATTATCAACTTGATCAAGTGGTTAAAGTTGAAGTCTTGGAATATGATGATGCAACTGGTCGAGTTCGTTTAAGAATAATTCAGTAATCATAACGTTAGTATTTAAATAATTATGCAAAATTCTGTAAGAAGATTGGGTGGTCGTGCAAACGACCACCTTCGTTCATTAAAAGTATCCTATAATGTTTTTGGTGCCAAAGCTGGTTCTGTTCTGTTTGAACTCGGCAATACTAAAGTGCTTTGTTCAGTTACCATGCAACCAGGTGTCCCTCATTTTTTAAAGGGTACTGGTACTGGGTGGTTAACAGCTGAATATGCTATGCTGCCAACAGCGACTGCGGTGAGAACCCAACGCGAATCATCTGCTGCCAAGCAAAATGGTCGTTCGGTTGAGATATCTCGGCTTATTGGGCGTGCTTTACGTTCAATAATTGCCTTGGATAAACTTGGCGAACGTACCTTATTGATTGACTGCGATGTGTTACAAGCTGATGGCGGAACTCGCACGGCTTGTATTACCGGTGCTTATTTCGCTCTTGAAGATGCCATGAAATATTGGTTATCTACTAAGCAATTGCAACAATCGATTCTGAAAGATTCTATTGTTGCGGTTTCGGCTGGAATTTTGCAAGGTCATCCTATTCTTGATCTCGATTATTCTGAAGACAGCGTGATTGAGGCGGATTTTAATTTTGTGCTAACACGGTCGAATGCACTTATTGAGGTTCAAGGTACCGCAGAACAACAACCGGTTTCTTGGGAACATTTTGATCAATTGAGATTGTTGGCCATATCGGGCGCAGAGCAGTTGTTTGCATTCTTTGATGCCCAACAACCAAGCATGACTTTCGTGCCG
Proteins encoded in this region:
- the rph gene encoding ribonuclease PH, whose translation is MQNSVRRLGGRANDHLRSLKVSYNVFGAKAGSVLFELGNTKVLCSVTMQPGVPHFLKGTGTGWLTAEYAMLPTATAVRTQRESSAAKQNGRSVEISRLIGRALRSIIALDKLGERTLLIDCDVLQADGGTRTACITGAYFALEDAMKYWLSTKQLQQSILKDSIVAVSAGILQGHPILDLDYSEDSVIEADFNFVLTRSNALIEVQGTAEQQPVSWEHFDQLRLLAISGAEQLFAFFDAQQPSMTFVPSKVADDAVPPIVIGHKSEQKKQRDGTPMFSLANRTV